A stretch of Panthera tigris isolate Pti1 chromosome E2, P.tigris_Pti1_mat1.1, whole genome shotgun sequence DNA encodes these proteins:
- the APOC2 gene encoding apolipoprotein C-II has product MGTRCLLVLLLVLLVLKCEVQGDDMARQDEATGPTLLSQMQESLYGYWGSAKAAAQDLYEKTYLTAMDEKIRDMYSTSTAAVRIYTGILTDQILSMLTGDP; this is encoded by the exons ATGGGCACCCGATGCCTCCTGGTTCTGCTTCTTGTCCTTCTGGTATTGAAATGCG AGGTCCAGGGGGACGACATGGCCCGGCAAGATGAAGCCACGGGCCCCACCCTGCTGTCCCAGATGCAGGAATCACTCTACGGCTACTGGGGCTCGGCCAAAGCGGCCGCCCAGGACCTATACGAGAAGACATATCTGACCGCTATGGATGAGAAAATCAG GGACATGTACAGCACAAGCACAGCAGCTGTGAGAATTTACACAGGGATTCTCACTGACCAGATACTTTCTATGCTGACGGGAGACCCATAG